A region from the Francisella orientalis FNO12 genome encodes:
- a CDS encoding acyltransferase family protein: MKYYKHIDGLRALAVLAVVLFHLDISWVKSGFLGVDIFFVISGFLITIIIIRDLENKTFSIKAFYLRRMRRILPAFIVVLIFSTVFAWLILLPQDLRDYSKSLVSALGSFSNLYFFSSLNFGYFSTDSELIPLLYTWSLGIEEQFYIFWSLFLIAVFYIPVKFKNRAEMTTHQKLLYGCVLLTILSLVSLIF, encoded by the coding sequence ATGAAGTATTATAAGCATATAGATGGTCTTAGAGCATTAGCAGTATTGGCTGTAGTGTTATTCCATTTAGATATTAGCTGGGTTAAATCAGGTTTTCTTGGGGTTGATATATTTTTTGTTATTTCAGGTTTTCTAATAACCATCATCATTATTCGTGATCTAGAAAATAAAACTTTTTCTATCAAGGCCTTTTATCTTAGAAGAATGAGGCGTATTTTGCCTGCATTTATTGTGGTGCTTATATTTTCAACAGTTTTTGCGTGGTTAATTTTATTACCTCAAGATTTAAGAGATTACTCTAAGTCGCTAGTTAGTGCTTTGGGATCATTTTCAAATTTATATTTCTTTAGCTCACTAAATTTTGGCTACTTTAGTACTGATTCGGAATTGATACCTCTATTGTATACTTGGTCTCTAGGAATCGAAGAGCAGTTTTACATATTTTGGTCATTATTTTTGATAGCGGTATTTTATATTCCTGTTAAGTTCAAAAATAGAGCTGAAATGACTACACATCAGAAGTTATTATATGGTTGTGTGCTTCTAACTATTTTATCGCTAGTCTCTTTAATATTTTAA
- a CDS encoding acyltransferase family protein, whose translation MAIYSVNKEITLSKLTANILGLISVVLMLVPILFVKVFYPGLGMIEACLGATLFIYVGLNNNNVSFIHRAFSLKPLVAIGLISYSLYLWHWPIIAYVNYLSIDSTYFIKAIILISSFGLATLTYFLVEKPFRYRFKMSFSKTLVVLWILPIFLASSFALCTKYVKNFAVNILPPIVDLRKLNGIYGFERVDENKCFLQNASSEFTSKMLPPESKCLIGDASQDKDTNILFIGDSHARAEFPMLGVWLSNIHKSAYLVSQRSTPFIENLPNTELGVSMIDRNNALKDLIKKQSFKYVVLGGDWSEKNNEPYISGIEESIKLIIENNAIPVVILDTPKLPKGFNNYCIVSTTRFILLFDPHHCELRLKYVQDQQEEFEELMYKLKAKYPQLVLIDPKKVLCNSHYCKTSLNGIPVYMDSHHLNYLGSQEIAKEYLKKYGNPLASVVK comes from the coding sequence TTGGCAATATATTCAGTCAATAAAGAAATTACTCTAAGCAAGTTGACTGCAAATATCTTGGGATTAATATCTGTTGTATTGATGCTAGTACCTATACTTTTTGTAAAAGTATTTTATCCAGGTTTGGGTATGATAGAGGCTTGTCTTGGGGCAACTTTATTTATATATGTAGGCTTAAATAATAACAATGTCTCTTTCATACACAGAGCTTTCTCACTTAAACCATTGGTTGCAATTGGCTTAATATCATATTCATTATATTTATGGCATTGGCCGATAATTGCTTATGTTAATTATCTGAGTATTGATAGTACTTACTTTATCAAGGCTATTATTCTTATCTCTAGTTTTGGCTTAGCGACACTGACTTATTTCTTAGTAGAGAAACCTTTTAGATATAGATTTAAAATGTCGTTTTCTAAAACATTGGTTGTATTGTGGATACTTCCAATATTTTTAGCGTCTTCATTTGCCTTATGTACTAAATATGTCAAAAACTTTGCTGTTAATATTCTACCACCAATTGTAGATCTTCGTAAATTAAATGGTATTTATGGTTTTGAGAGAGTTGATGAGAATAAGTGTTTTTTACAAAATGCATCATCAGAGTTTACATCAAAAATGTTACCTCCGGAAAGTAAATGTTTAATAGGCGATGCTTCGCAAGATAAAGATACAAATATACTATTTATTGGTGATTCTCACGCTCGTGCAGAGTTTCCAATGTTAGGTGTGTGGTTGTCAAATATTCATAAAAGTGCCTACTTAGTATCTCAAAGAAGTACTCCTTTTATAGAAAATCTTCCTAATACAGAATTAGGAGTATCAATGATCGATAGAAACAATGCGTTGAAAGACTTGATAAAAAAACAGTCTTTTAAATATGTTGTTTTGGGTGGTGATTGGTCTGAGAAAAATAATGAGCCCTATATATCAGGTATCGAAGAATCAATAAAGCTAATAATTGAGAATAATGCAATTCCTGTGGTGATACTAGATACTCCAAAACTACCAAAAGGTTTTAATAACTACTGTATTGTTTCAACTACTAGGTTCATTTTACTGTTTGATCCTCATCATTGTGAGCTTCGATTGAAATATGTGCAAGATCAGCAAGAAGAGTTTGAGGAGTTAATGTATAAACTTAAAGCTAAGTATCCTCAACTAGTTTTGATAGATCCTAAAAAAGTCTTGTGTAATAGCCACTATTGTAAGACTTCCTTAAATGGTATACCAGTATATATGGATAGTCATCACCTAAATTATTTGGGATCACAAGAGATAGCTAAAGAGTATCTTAAAAAGTATGGCAATCCTTTAGCATCTGTAGTTAAATAA
- a CDS encoding lipoprotein-releasing ABC transporter permease subunit has protein sequence MFRSLPLFIGLRYIRAKKRNRFISIISAISFLGISLGVTVLITVMSVMNGFDQQIKNRILMMVPPLKVYQMGGQVTDWPKLAKEVEKSAPSVTAVAPIVESQGLLSANNGGSTTAFVQIQGIEPKYQTKVLPIGDHIIEGKLSSLDDNEGYNIVLGSALANSLGVSIGDKVTLIVPKISLTPAGMIPRIKQFTVSGIFLVSYQYDAYYAMINIKNAQKVFETGNSVSSLQLGLKNIYDAPLVKNKLNDGAIAPYYFTRDWTDENKSFFDALKMEKTMMFFILLLIITVAIFNLLSSLVMVVTDKRSDIAILRTMGMSSRQIITVFIYQGFIIGLIGTIIGVLLGILLSTYATEIVNFIQHVTGRQFLSASVYLINYIPSELMWSDAFKVTLVSMFLSFLATLYPAWSASKVQPVEALRYE, from the coding sequence ATGTTTAGAAGTCTTCCTCTTTTTATAGGGTTAAGATATATCCGTGCTAAGAAGCGTAATCGGTTTATATCTATTATTTCTGCTATATCTTTTTTGGGTATATCTTTGGGAGTTACTGTCTTGATTACAGTAATGTCTGTGATGAATGGTTTTGATCAGCAAATCAAAAATAGAATTTTGATGATGGTACCACCTTTGAAAGTATATCAAATGGGTGGGCAAGTTACTGATTGGCCAAAATTAGCAAAAGAAGTTGAGAAAAGTGCGCCTAGTGTTACAGCAGTAGCTCCTATCGTGGAGTCTCAAGGATTGTTAAGTGCAAATAATGGTGGTAGTACAACTGCTTTTGTACAGATACAAGGTATAGAACCAAAATATCAAACTAAGGTGTTACCAATTGGTGATCATATCATAGAAGGTAAGTTATCATCATTGGATGATAATGAGGGCTATAATATTGTTTTAGGTAGTGCACTAGCAAATAGTTTAGGTGTTAGCATAGGAGATAAAGTTACTTTAATAGTTCCTAAAATAAGCTTAACACCAGCTGGAATGATTCCTAGAATTAAACAGTTTACAGTATCAGGTATATTCTTAGTAAGTTATCAATATGATGCTTATTATGCGATGATTAATATTAAAAATGCCCAAAAAGTATTTGAAACTGGTAATTCAGTATCATCTCTTCAGCTAGGTCTAAAAAATATCTATGATGCGCCACTTGTAAAAAATAAGCTTAATGATGGTGCTATAGCTCCATATTATTTCACTCGTGATTGGACTGATGAGAACAAATCTTTCTTTGATGCTTTAAAAATGGAAAAGACAATGATGTTCTTTATCCTATTGCTGATAATTACGGTTGCTATATTTAACCTATTATCCTCTTTGGTTATGGTTGTGACTGATAAGCGAAGTGATATTGCAATCCTTAGAACTATGGGGATGTCATCAAGACAAATTATAACGGTGTTTATCTACCAAGGATTTATAATTGGTTTAATTGGTACGATTATAGGAGTTCTATTGGGAATTTTACTATCGACTTATGCCACAGAGATTGTTAATTTCATTCAGCATGTTACAGGGAGACAATTCTTGAGTGCTAGCGTGTATCTAATTAATTATATTCCATCGGAGCTTATGTGGTCTGATGCATTTAAGGTTACTTTAGTTTCTATGTTTTTAAGTTTCTTAGCTACACTTTATCCAGCTTGGAGTGCTTCTAAGGTTCAACCAGTGGAGGCACTTAGATATGAGTAA
- the lolD gene encoding lipoprotein-releasing ABC transporter ATP-binding protein LolD has translation MSNIVLSCKNVSKSYIEFKTDIAILKNVNLEINKGEKVAILGLSGSGKTTLLNVLGGLDKCSSGEVMLMGERFDNQSVNKRAKMRNKHLGFIYQLHHLLPEFTAIENVMIPLAITKKYTKKESIKLANEILTKVGLEHRAHHKPAELSGGERQRVAIARALVTNPNCILADEPTGNLDSQRSESIFALMQQLSDDFGTSFVIVTHDERLASRMNKIYRLVDGELELVEHAN, from the coding sequence ATGAGTAATATAGTTTTAAGTTGTAAAAATGTCTCAAAAAGTTACATAGAATTCAAAACAGATATAGCTATACTAAAAAATGTAAACCTTGAAATTAATAAAGGAGAGAAGGTTGCTATATTGGGTCTATCAGGATCAGGTAAGACAACATTGCTAAATGTTTTGGGTGGACTAGATAAGTGTAGCTCAGGTGAAGTAATGCTTATGGGCGAGAGATTTGATAATCAATCTGTTAATAAGCGTGCAAAGATGCGAAATAAGCATTTAGGCTTTATCTATCAGTTACATCATTTGTTGCCGGAATTTACAGCTATTGAGAATGTAATGATTCCATTAGCTATTACCAAAAAGTATACAAAAAAAGAGTCAATAAAGCTTGCTAATGAAATTCTAACAAAAGTTGGTTTAGAACATCGTGCACATCACAAGCCTGCTGAGCTTTCGGGTGGTGAGCGCCAAAGAGTTGCCATTGCTAGAGCATTAGTTACCAATCCTAACTGTATTTTAGCAGATGAGCCTACAGGAAACTTAGATAGTCAAAGATCTGAAAGTATATTTGCTTTGATGCAGCAGCTTAGTGATGATTTTGGAACTAGCTTTGTAATTGTCACACATGATGAGAGACTAGCTAGTCGTATGAATAAAATCTATAGATTAGTAGATGGCGAGTTAGAATTAGTTGAACATGCCAACTAA
- a CDS encoding lysine decarboxylase LdcC, with product MKTIVFVYKDTLKSYKEKFLLKIEKDLQSYEYHTLTVDDLSEVVEILEDNSRICCIVLDRTSFSIEAFHNIAHLNTKLPVFVVSDYSQSIKLNLRDFNLNINFLQYDALAGEDSDFIHRTITNYFNDILPPLTYELFKYSKSFNSSFCTPGHQGGYGFQRSAVGALFYDFYGENIFKTDLSISMKELGSLLDHSEAHKDAEEYVAKVFQADRSLIVTNGTSTANKIVGMYSVADGDTILVDRNCHKSVTHLMMMVDVNPIYLKPTRNAYGIIGGIPKEEFQHQTIQEKIDNSSIADKWPEYAVVTNSTYDGILYNTDTIHHELDVKKLHFDSAWIPYAIFHPIYKHKSAMQIEPKPEHIIFETQSTHKLLAAFSQSSMLHIKGDYNDEVLNEAYMMHTSTSPFYPIVASVETAAAMMEGEQGYNLIDKTINLAIDFRRELVKLRSEAGDWFFDVWQPDNISNKEAWLLRNADKWHGFKNIDGDFLSLDPIKITILTPGIKDNDVQDWGVPADIVAKFLDEHDIVVEKSGPYSLLFIFSLGTTKAKSVRLISVLNKFKQMYDENTLVEKMLPTLYAEDPKFYKDMRIQEVSERLHQYMKEANLPNLMYHAFNVLPEQQLNPHRAFQKLLKGKVKKVPLAELYGQTSAVMILPYPPGIPVIFPGEKVTEESKVILDFLLMLEKIGSMLPGFDTDIHGPERAKDGKLYIKVIDD from the coding sequence ATGAAGACAATTGTATTTGTATATAAAGACACTTTAAAATCCTATAAAGAAAAGTTCTTACTAAAGATTGAAAAAGATTTACAAAGTTATGAATATCATACTTTAACAGTAGATGATTTATCTGAGGTTGTAGAGATTCTTGAGGATAATTCAAGAATATGTTGTATTGTGCTTGATAGAACTAGTTTTAGTATTGAAGCATTTCATAATATTGCTCATCTTAACACTAAACTACCAGTATTTGTGGTTTCTGATTATAGCCAAAGTATCAAACTTAATTTACGTGATTTTAATTTAAATATTAACTTTTTACAGTATGATGCTTTAGCTGGTGAGGATTCTGATTTTATTCATAGAACTATTACAAACTACTTCAATGATATTTTGCCACCTTTAACTTATGAGTTGTTTAAATATTCTAAATCGTTTAACTCATCATTCTGTACTCCAGGTCACCAAGGAGGCTACGGTTTTCAGCGTTCGGCAGTAGGCGCATTATTCTATGATTTTTATGGCGAGAATATTTTTAAGACAGACTTATCTATTTCAATGAAAGAGCTAGGAAGTTTATTAGATCATTCTGAGGCTCATAAAGATGCCGAAGAGTATGTCGCAAAAGTTTTCCAAGCTGATAGATCGTTAATTGTTACTAACGGAACATCAACAGCTAATAAAATAGTAGGTATGTATAGTGTTGCCGATGGCGATACAATTCTTGTTGATAGAAATTGCCATAAATCAGTTACACACCTAATGATGATGGTAGATGTTAATCCAATATATCTAAAACCAACAAGAAATGCTTATGGCATAATTGGTGGTATACCTAAAGAAGAATTTCAGCACCAAACTATCCAAGAAAAAATTGATAATAGTAGCATTGCAGATAAATGGCCTGAATATGCTGTTGTTACAAATTCAACTTATGATGGTATTTTATATAATACAGATACTATTCATCATGAACTAGATGTTAAAAAGTTACATTTTGATAGTGCTTGGATACCATACGCGATATTTCATCCAATCTATAAGCATAAGTCTGCGATGCAGATTGAACCAAAGCCAGAGCATATAATCTTTGAGACACAATCCACTCACAAACTTTTAGCGGCCTTCAGTCAGTCATCAATGTTGCACATAAAAGGTGATTATAACGATGAAGTTTTAAATGAAGCATATATGATGCATACTTCAACATCTCCTTTTTATCCAATAGTTGCTAGTGTTGAGACGGCAGCAGCAATGATGGAGGGTGAGCAGGGATATAATCTTATCGATAAAACTATTAATCTAGCGATAGATTTTAGACGAGAGCTAGTCAAGCTTAGATCAGAGGCTGGTGATTGGTTCTTTGATGTTTGGCAACCTGATAATATTTCTAATAAAGAGGCGTGGTTATTAAGAAATGCTGATAAATGGCATGGATTTAAAAATATAGATGGAGATTTTCTTTCATTAGACCCGATTAAGATAACAATCTTAACTCCAGGTATAAAAGATAATGATGTCCAAGATTGGGGTGTACCAGCAGATATAGTAGCTAAGTTTTTAGATGAGCATGATATTGTAGTTGAGAAATCAGGACCTTATTCATTGTTGTTTATCTTTAGTTTAGGCACTACAAAAGCAAAATCAGTAAGGCTAATATCGGTACTTAATAAATTCAAACAAATGTATGATGAAAATACATTAGTTGAGAAGATGCTACCAACATTATATGCTGAAGATCCTAAGTTCTATAAAGATATGAGAATCCAAGAAGTTAGTGAAAGATTACACCAGTATATGAAAGAAGCTAATCTTCCTAATCTTATGTACCATGCCTTTAATGTGTTACCTGAACAGCAACTTAATCCTCATAGAGCTTTTCAGAAATTACTAAAAGGTAAAGTCAAAAAAGTCCCGTTAGCAGAGCTATATGGACAGACCTCAGCCGTGATGATATTACCATATCCACCAGGTATACCAGTGATATTCCCAGGCGAAAAAGTTACTGAAGAATCTAAGGTAATATTAGATTTCTTATTGATGTTAGAGAAGATAGGATCAATGCTGCCAGGATTTGATACAGATATACATGGACCAGAGAGAGCAAAAGATGGTAAATTATATATCAAAGTGATTGATGATTAA
- the gcvT gene encoding glycine cleavage system aminomethyltransferase GcvT → MLKTPLYESHLAANAKMVDFSGWSMPINYGSQIQEHNNVRENCGVFDVSHMLAVDIQGKDAEKFLRHILANDVAKLEAGKAQYGCMLNHQAGIVDDLITYKIDSENFRIVVNAGNRESDVAWFKENSQDLDVTITPQQNLAIVAVQGPKAVEIVKHTVTTEIAEEIAKLKPFTFKFFSNWMFARTGYTGEDGFEIMLPADQVADFWDNLLENGAEPAGLGARDTLRLEAGMHLYGSDMNTATTPLERGLSWSVDLSDENRDFIGKKAYLAKKSHGITTKWTGVVLKSKGVLRAGQEIDFDNGEKGYITSGSFSPTLKVAIALAYVPKEGANPVVNIRGKELEVELVKAKFVKNGQSLI, encoded by the coding sequence ATGCTTAAAACTCCTCTTTATGAATCACACTTAGCAGCAAATGCTAAAATGGTAGACTTTTCTGGATGGTCAATGCCAATTAACTATGGTTCACAAATTCAAGAGCACAATAATGTTAGAGAGAACTGTGGTGTCTTTGATGTATCACATATGCTAGCTGTTGATATTCAAGGTAAAGATGCCGAAAAGTTCTTGCGTCATATCTTAGCTAATGATGTTGCTAAGCTAGAAGCAGGCAAAGCACAGTATGGCTGTATGCTAAATCATCAAGCAGGTATCGTTGATGATCTTATTACATATAAGATTGATTCAGAGAATTTCAGAATAGTTGTCAATGCTGGCAATAGAGAGTCAGATGTAGCATGGTTTAAAGAGAACTCTCAAGATTTAGATGTTACAATAACGCCACAACAAAATCTTGCGATAGTTGCTGTACAAGGCCCAAAAGCAGTAGAGATTGTTAAGCATACTGTAACTACAGAGATCGCAGAAGAAATAGCTAAGCTAAAGCCTTTTACATTTAAGTTTTTTAGTAATTGGATGTTTGCTCGTACTGGTTACACTGGTGAAGATGGTTTTGAAATAATGCTGCCAGCAGATCAAGTAGCAGATTTTTGGGATAATTTATTAGAAAATGGTGCTGAGCCGGCAGGGTTAGGTGCTCGAGATACTTTGCGCTTAGAGGCAGGAATGCACCTATATGGATCAGATATGAATACAGCTACAACTCCTCTAGAGAGAGGTCTCAGTTGGAGTGTTGATTTATCTGATGAGAATAGAGATTTTATTGGAAAAAAAGCATATCTTGCGAAAAAGTCACATGGTATAACTACTAAGTGGACAGGAGTTGTTCTAAAGTCAAAAGGAGTGCTTAGAGCGGGTCAAGAGATTGATTTTGATAATGGCGAAAAAGGGTATATAACAAGTGGTAGTTTTTCACCTACTCTTAAAGTAGCTATAGCATTAGCTTATGTACCTAAAGAAGGTGCCAATCCGGTCGTCAATATACGCGGTAAGGAACTAGAGGTAGAATTAGTTAAGGCAAAGTTTGTCAAGAATGGGCAATCTTTGATTTAA
- the gcvH gene encoding glycine cleavage system protein GcvH gives MSNIPNELKYTKSHEWVKVDGDEVTVGITEHAQSLLGDLVYVELPEIGEDFSAGDDTCVVESVKAASDVYAPLDGEVIEVNESLSDDPSQVNHAPYRDGWLFKLKISDESQLADLLSADAYAKILED, from the coding sequence ATGTCAAATATTCCTAATGAATTAAAATACACAAAATCTCATGAGTGGGTAAAAGTAGATGGTGATGAGGTTACTGTAGGTATTACTGAACATGCGCAGTCTTTATTAGGTGATTTAGTATATGTTGAGTTACCAGAAATTGGAGAGGACTTCTCAGCTGGTGATGATACTTGTGTCGTTGAATCTGTGAAAGCAGCTTCTGATGTGTATGCTCCTCTTGATGGTGAGGTTATTGAGGTGAATGAATCTCTAAGTGATGATCCTTCTCAAGTAAATCATGCACCATATAGAGATGGATGGTTATTCAAACTTAAAATTTCTGATGAATCTCAGCTGGCAGATCTATTATCTGCAGATGCTTATGCAAAAATTCTTGAAGACTAA
- the gcvPA gene encoding aminomethyl-transferring glycine dehydrogenase subunit GcvPA has product MSFIPHKPEQIEKMLGTIGVSSIDQLFDEIPAQLRADTFKIKDGINEIQLANQMRKRANKNHHNTNFIGAGAYSHYIPSAIWDIVGRGEFYTAYTPYQAEASQGGLQVIYEFQTMMAGLTGMDASNASMYDGATALAESVLMAIRSNKKAKSQKILIAEALHPTYLRVLETITKHQGIEFDIVNLDSKNGKTDITKLEDFANTNYAAVVIQSPNFLGQIADVDGITNWAHKHGALVIAVTNPMSLAILKSPAEWGENGADIVCGEGQPLGVPLASGGPYFSFMTCKMAHVRQMPGRIVGRTVDLDGNEGFCLTLQAREQHIRRAKATSNICTNQGLMVTAATIYMSLLGAEGLERVASISHENTTKLANELSKLDGVNARFDNIFFNEVVIDLPVNAEIFVTEMEKEGIDAGYFLGEYHSDLANSIMVCATEIHTSEDIKKYIEATKKVLARIGG; this is encoded by the coding sequence ATGTCTTTTATTCCACATAAACCTGAGCAGATAGAAAAAATGCTTGGTACTATAGGTGTAAGCTCTATAGATCAGTTATTTGATGAAATTCCAGCCCAGTTAAGAGCAGATACTTTTAAGATTAAAGATGGAATCAATGAGATTCAACTAGCAAATCAAATGAGAAAAAGAGCTAATAAAAATCATCATAATACAAACTTTATAGGAGCTGGGGCATATAGTCACTATATACCATCTGCTATATGGGATATTGTTGGCAGGGGAGAGTTCTATACAGCATATACGCCATACCAGGCGGAGGCTTCTCAAGGTGGCTTACAGGTTATATATGAGTTCCAAACTATGATGGCTGGCTTAACAGGTATGGATGCTTCAAATGCATCTATGTATGATGGAGCGACTGCTTTGGCAGAGTCTGTACTTATGGCGATTCGCTCAAATAAAAAAGCTAAATCCCAAAAGATTTTGATTGCTGAAGCTTTGCACCCAACCTATTTAAGAGTATTAGAAACTATTACAAAGCATCAAGGTATTGAGTTTGATATCGTTAATCTTGATTCTAAAAATGGTAAGACAGATATTACTAAGTTGGAAGATTTTGCGAATACCAATTATGCAGCTGTAGTTATCCAAAGTCCTAATTTCTTAGGTCAAATAGCTGATGTTGATGGGATTACAAATTGGGCACATAAGCATGGTGCTTTGGTTATTGCCGTGACTAATCCTATGTCACTAGCAATATTAAAATCACCTGCAGAATGGGGTGAAAATGGTGCTGATATAGTATGTGGTGAAGGTCAACCTCTGGGAGTACCTTTAGCTTCTGGTGGACCATATTTTAGTTTTATGACTTGTAAGATGGCTCATGTACGTCAAATGCCAGGTCGTATAGTTGGTAGAACAGTTGACTTAGACGGTAATGAAGGTTTTTGCTTAACTCTACAAGCTAGAGAGCAGCATATCCGTCGTGCGAAAGCTACTTCAAATATCTGTACTAACCAGGGCTTAATGGTAACAGCTGCGACTATTTATATGAGCTTACTAGGTGCAGAAGGTTTAGAAAGAGTAGCAAGTATATCTCATGAAAATACTACTAAGCTAGCAAATGAATTATCTAAACTAGATGGAGTAAATGCTAGATTTGATAATATATTCTTTAATGAGGTTGTTATTGATTTACCTGTAAATGCTGAAATTTTTGTTACAGAGATGGAAAAAGAAGGTATAGATGCAGGTTACTTCTTAGGTGAGTATCATAGTGATTTAGCTAACTCTATTATGGTTTGTGCTACAGAGATTCATACATCTGAAGATATCAAAAAGTATATAGAAGCTACTAAAAAAGTTTTAGCTAGGATAGGAGGTTAA
- the gcvPB gene encoding aminomethyl-transferring glycine dehydrogenase subunit GcvPB, whose product MVIFEKTRGKNSPSVMPSKKGDVSNIPTDMLRTKKPILPEQAELDVVRHYTQLSRKNFCIDTNFYPLGSCTMKYNPRAAHKYASLAGFLERHPYASAQSVQGTLECLYDLQDLIKELTGMTGVSLAPMAGAQGEFAGVAMIKAYHHKRGDFERDEIIVPDAAHGTNPATAKVCGLKVIEIPTKRCGDIDLEALDKVLGPKTVGIMLTNPSTVGVFERNIAVIAKKVHEAGGLLYYDGANLNAIMGKARPGDMGFDVLHMNLHKTFATPHGGGGPGAGPVAVNDKLKEFLPIPMVGKKDDKLVWLEEKDVPNTIGRMSAFNGNIGVLIRAYIYGAMLGGNGLTEASEIATLNANYMMARLKEEGFTIAYPDRRASHEFIVTLKPEFQNYGVTATDFAKCLIDRGVHAPTMYFPLLVPECLLIEPTETENVDSMEKFIQAMVEIRDIAKKDPQYLKGAPYNLPARRLDDVKATKELDIVWQPK is encoded by the coding sequence ATGGTTATTTTTGAAAAAACTAGAGGTAAAAACTCGCCATCTGTAATGCCTAGCAAAAAAGGTGATGTTTCAAATATCCCTACAGATATGCTACGTACTAAGAAACCAATACTTCCAGAGCAAGCTGAGCTAGATGTTGTTAGACACTATACACAACTTTCACGCAAGAACTTTTGTATAGATACAAACTTTTATCCATTAGGTTCTTGTACTATGAAATACAATCCGCGAGCTGCGCATAAGTATGCTTCATTAGCTGGATTTTTAGAAAGACACCCTTATGCAAGTGCTCAAAGTGTACAAGGTACTCTTGAATGTCTATATGATTTACAAGACTTAATCAAAGAGCTAACTGGTATGACAGGCGTATCATTAGCTCCTATGGCTGGTGCTCAAGGTGAGTTTGCAGGTGTAGCTATGATTAAAGCATATCATCACAAGCGTGGTGATTTCGAACGTGATGAAATCATCGTACCAGATGCTGCCCATGGTACTAATCCAGCTACTGCAAAAGTTTGTGGTTTAAAAGTTATTGAGATTCCAACTAAGAGATGTGGTGATATTGATCTAGAAGCATTAGACAAAGTACTTGGTCCAAAGACAGTTGGTATCATGCTAACTAATCCATCAACAGTAGGTGTATTTGAAAGAAATATTGCTGTAATAGCTAAGAAAGTCCATGAAGCAGGTGGTCTATTGTACTATGATGGCGCGAACTTGAATGCGATCATGGGTAAAGCTCGTCCTGGTGATATGGGCTTTGATGTTCTTCATATGAACTTACACAAAACTTTTGCAACTCCTCATGGTGGTGGCGGTCCAGGTGCTGGTCCTGTAGCTGTTAATGATAAGCTAAAAGAGTTCTTGCCAATACCAATGGTTGGTAAAAAAGATGATAAACTTGTATGGTTAGAAGAAAAAGATGTACCAAATACTATTGGTAGAATGTCTGCATTCAACGGTAATATTGGTGTATTAATTAGAGCTTATATCTATGGTGCGATGCTTGGTGGTAATGGTCTGACAGAAGCATCTGAAATAGCTACTCTAAATGCCAACTATATGATGGCTCGTTTAAAAGAAGAAGGCTTTACGATCGCTTATCCTGATAGAAGAGCTTCTCATGAATTCATCGTAACTTTGAAACCTGAATTTCAGAATTATGGTGTGACAGCTACTGATTTTGCTAAGTGTTTGATAGATAGAGGAGTACATGCTCCTACTATGTATTTCCCGCTATTAGTACCAGAATGTTTGTTGATAGAACCTACTGAAACTGAAAATGTTGATAGTATGGAGAAGTTTATCCAAGCAATGGTAGAAATCAGAGATATTGCTAAGAAAGATCCTCAGTATCTAAAAGGCGCTCCGTATAATTTACCAGCGCGTCGTCTTGATGATGTCAAAGCTACAAAAGAGCTTGATATCGTTTGGCAGCCTAAGTAA